From one Rosa rugosa chromosome 4, drRosRugo1.1, whole genome shotgun sequence genomic stretch:
- the LOC133745950 gene encoding uncharacterized protein LOC133745950, with translation MSDHLVLCVDRFTKPENSQSVQGTETPGSSSLEASSSQSAEIPSCAIDIKGTGENVVSEEEEPLIQTVECRICQEEDGVSNLEVPCACSGSLKYAHRKCVQRWCNEKGDIICEICHQPYQPGYTAPSPPPQSDDTTIDISEGWTISGTPLDLRDPRLLAMAAAERHFLESEYDEYADTSANGAAFCRSAALILMALLLLRHALTLPNGDGDDDDASTFFSLFLLRAAGFLLPCYIMAWAISILQRRRQRQEAAALAATEVAFMLQAGQHRGLQFTIASGPAATPHQEPIQ, from the exons ATGAGTGATCACCTGGTGTTGTGTGTTGACCGCTTCACAAAACCTGAAAATTCGCAATCAGTGCAAGGGACTGAGACTCCAGGATCTTCTTCTCTAGAGGCCTCATCCTCCCAATCGGCTGAGATACCCAGCTGTGCGATTGATATCAAGGGAACGGGGGAGAATGTTGTATCAGAAGAAGAGGAGCCACTGATTCAAACTGTTGAATGTCGCATTTGCCAGGAAGAGGATGGCGTTAGCAATTTGGAGGTCCCCTGTGCTTGCAGTGGCAGCTTAAAA TATGCTCATAGAAAATGTGTCCAGAGGTGGTGCAATGAGAAGGGAGATATTATTTGTGAAATCTGTCATCAG CCTTACCAACCTGGTTATACTGCCCCATCACCTCCCCCTCAGTCTGACGACACTACTATTGACATCAG TGAGGGCTGGACAATCTCTGGTACCCCCTTGGATTTACGTGATCCTCGACTATTGGCAATGGCAGCGGCAGAACGTCACTTTCTTGAATCTGAATATGATGAGTATGCTGATACAAGTGCTAATGGAGCAGCTTTTTGCCGCTCTGCTGCTCTAATT TTAATGGCTCTTCTACTCCTGAGGCATGCTTTGACTCTTCCcaatggtgatggtgatgatgatgatgcttcTACATTTTTCTCT CTTTTCTTGCTCCGAGCTGCTGGTTTTCTTCTCCCCTGCTACATTATGGCCTGGGCCATCAGCATATTACAACGTCGAAGGCAAAGACAG GAAGCAGCAGCACTTGCGGCAACTGAGGTTGCATTTATGCTGCAGGCAGGGCAACATCGTGGATTACAGTTCACAATAGCTTCAGGACCTGCTGCAACTCCCCATCAGGAGCCAATTCAATAA